A window of Ptychodera flava strain L36383 chromosome 1, AS_Pfla_20210202, whole genome shotgun sequence contains these coding sequences:
- the LOC139139100 gene encoding uncharacterized protein, with product MASVSYPEGVLSVSTSWDETTQQVISNFCEMILHKTLNTKLPPGYCTVLDVEVSEETQNEAASYGVTLIPASRNKLVDPLEDPPGIHWLINHNNYYPGLRELNVGHVVGLSAKTKNAASVIHQSLFPEAKFHQMLSKPAALFVAHAWNNDELGLTGFHRNLVQDFCARKSKAGEDLKTYSTVLDVKISDDQRKDAESCGVTLIPARIKKKDDAKDEHPALRWLLHHEIYYPHLKDLDDIQYVVGYGPKTGHAAADIRANIFPHAKLVLINHACPETNGLDAQEHTIFEDKMLEMASKADLVFSIGPVIYEYFQNAYRATVHGKDLSDIPHEEILPKPPACFWDSNPVLRETNKHSILTCGQIDTQKAIEGCSAMASSIGSVANHLKAGHGKIKPPEWKIEHESPHADMTLVMLLTDKLQSPHVKPTLHPGHSAKPLLKSLQQSHLCLPAPCYEDYSFYGLEAMVFGLPTVVYESSHLGQFIIKHFEDYTEYAVERSPEKNMSEKILTHLQNTDQAFKKAKALKTALVNSNAISTSYGKFTSLLTHSQPVKQQTADYIEEHRKAKGDSSTDATEGRNNTPTEPDTLYTESLDVQVGFNNNVYHQRRRELEDQVKALPPQLMEQKQEMMNALNAVWEFCEQALKRKVQEVVADEDGCQEVKKLCKKKLGDVNTTSLTVKCLAMVQNFLTLYNLYRLKQTCRSGSLAKAFEPLLITDEMRKMASTVGITLQLKVSYDQERFKEIELFFINRDGGGIQPLRSRMNEDVPAEGSVAETTAVSKWKKPILFHKMFKIFQWMTLY from the exons ATG GCAAGTGTGAGCTATCCTGAGGGAGTGTTGTCAGTCTCAACATCATGGGATGAAACAACTCAGCAGGTGATCAGTAATTTCTGTGAGATGATACTACATAAAACGCTTAACACTAAGCTTCCTCCAGGTTACTGCACTGTCCTTGATGTTGAAGTGAGTGAAGAAACACAGAATGAAGCAGCAAGCTATGGAGTTACCTTGATTCCTGCTTCAAGAAACAAGTTGGTAGATCCCCTTGAAGACCCACCAGGAATACATTGGCTTATCAATCACAATAACTACTACCCAGGACTGAGAGAATTGAATGTAGGACATGTTGTTGGGTTGTCAGCGAAGACAAAGAATGCTGCAAGTGTAATACACCAAAGTCTTTTCCCTGAagccaaatttcatcaaatgctTTCAAAACCTGCAGCATTGTTTGTTGCACATGCCTGGAATAACGATGAGTTGGGTCTTACAGGATTTCACAGAAATCTTGTTCAAGATTTCTGCGCAAGGAAGTCCAAGGCAGGAGAAGATCTCAAAACCTACTCTACTGTACTTGATGTCAAAATCAGTGATGACCAGAGGAAAGATGCAGAGAGCTGTGGCGTTACCTTGATTCCAGCACGAATAAAGAAAAAAGACGATGCAAAAGATGAACATCCTGCATTAAGGTGGTTACTACATCATGAAATTTATTACCCTCACCTGAAAGACTTGGAtgacattcaatatgttgttggTTATGGGCCAAAGACAGGGCATGCAGCAGCTGACATCCGAGCCAATATCTTCCCTCATGCAAAACTGGTCCTTATCAACCATGCCTGTCCAGAGACCAATGGCCTCGACGCTCAAGAACACACAATATTTGAAGACAAGATGCTGGAAATGGCCAGTAAAGCCGACCTGGTGTTTTCCATAGGACCAGTCATCTATGAATATTTCCAGAATGCATACAGGGCCACAGTTCATGGTAAAGATTTGTCAGACATTCCACATGAGGAGATTCTGCCTAAGCCACCAGCATGTTTCTGGGACAGCAATCCAGTATTAAGAGAAACCAACAAGCATAGCATCTTGACATGCGGTCAGATAGACACACAGAAAGCCATAGAAGGATGTTCAGCTATGGCATCTTCAATTGGTAGTGTAGCCAATCATTTGAAAGCAGGGCATGGTAAAATCAAACCTCCTGAGTGGAAGATTGAGCACGAATCTCCACACGCAGACATGACATTAGTAATGCTCCTGACAGACAAACTACAAAGTCCTCACGTAAAACCAACACTTCATCCAGGACATTCAGCGAAACCACTGCTAAAATCTCTACAACAGTCTCACCTCTGCCTGCCTGCACCATGCTACGAGGATTACAGCTTTTACGGCCTTGAAGCAATGGTGTTCGGTTTACCAACAGTTGTCTATGAGTCCTCTCATCTCGGTCAATTCATCATCAAACACTTTGAAGATTATACTGAATATGCTGTCGAAAGAAGTCCCGAGAAGAATATGTCAGAGAAAATACTAACACATCTGCAAAACACAGATCAGGCTTTCAAGAAGGCAAAGGCACTGAAAACAGCTTTGGTGAACAGCAATGCAATATCCACAAGTTATGGCAAATTTACTTCACTGTTAACACATTCGCAACCGGTCAAGCAACAAACTGCAGATTACATTGAAGAGCACAGAAAAGCGAAAG GTGATTCCAGTACTGATGCCACAGAAGGAAGGAACAACACACCTACAGAACCAGATACCCTTTATACAG AGTCTCTGGATGTACAAGTAGGTTTCAATAACAATGTCTACCATCAACGACGGAGAGAACTAGAGGACCAAGTCAAGGCACTCCCACCGCAACTGATGGAACAGAAGCAGGAAATGATGAATGCACTGAAtgctgtgtgggaattctgtGAACAGGCACTGAAACGTAAGGTACAAGAAGTGGTCGCTGATGAAGATGGCTGTCAAGAAGTGAAGAAACTCTGCAAGAAGAAACTTGGTGATGTGAATACTACAAGTTTAACAGTGAAGTGTTTGGCAATGGTACAAAACTTTTTAACGCTATATAATCTTTACAGATTGAAGCAGACTTGTAGATCTGGAAGTCTGGCCAAAGCATTTGAACCACTACTGATAACAGATGAAATGAGAAAGATGGCGTCCACAGTTGGTATAACACTGCAATTGAAAGTGTCATATGACCAAGAGCGATTCAAAGAAATTGAACTCTTCTTCATCAATC GAGATGGTGGTGGAATTCAACCATTACGGTCAAGAATGAATGAAGATGTCCCAGCAGAAGGCAGTGTTGCAGAAACCACGGCAGTGTCCAA ATGGAAGAAACCAATTTTGTTCCACAAAATGTTCAAGATCTTTCAGTGGATGACCTTGTACTGA